One genomic segment of Cellulophaga sp. HaHaR_3_176 includes these proteins:
- a CDS encoding thioredoxin family protein produces MIEETNISKTTFEIVKESLPKGISYEEYRSKVSALVALKQSTGIFQTDNLINYTLLNDKRMKRLDKTLKISEEDTIEIKKIDRKVTWLVLTESWCGDAAQTMPIMNKIAKLNSNIDFKVLQRDENLELMNRFLYNNSLSIPKLIMVDDITGEVINDWGPRPTVATKMVNDFKEEHGSLTPEFKQDLQMWYTKDKGQNTIKDLLASLLLK; encoded by the coding sequence ATGATAGAAGAAACCAATATATCAAAAACAACTTTTGAAATCGTAAAAGAGAGTTTGCCTAAAGGTATTTCTTATGAAGAATATAGATCTAAGGTTAGTGCACTGGTAGCTTTAAAGCAGTCAACAGGTATCTTTCAGACCGATAATTTGATAAACTATACGTTGTTGAATGATAAGCGTATGAAGCGTTTAGATAAAACTTTAAAAATTAGTGAAGAAGATACTATCGAAATTAAAAAAATCGATAGAAAAGTAACTTGGTTGGTGTTAACTGAAAGTTGGTGTGGTGATGCTGCCCAAACAATGCCAATAATGAACAAGATTGCAAAATTAAATTCGAACATAGATTTTAAAGTATTGCAGCGAGATGAAAACTTAGAATTGATGAATCGTTTTTTATATAATAATTCATTGTCCATCCCTAAGTTGATAATGGTTGATGATATAACGGGTGAGGTTATAAACGATTGGGGTCCGAGACCAACTGTGGCTACAAAAATGGTAAATGATTTTAAGGAAGAGCATGGTAGTTTAACGCCAGAATTCAAACAAGATTTACAAATGTGGTACACAAAAGATAAAGGCCAAAATACTATAAAAGATTTATTAGCGAGCCTTTTGTTGAAATAA